The segment taagggcaaattcttcaaccacagcctaatcaacttatacgcaccgacaaatgataaatccgatgatgtcgtctgtcgaccaatgataacgatcTGAGGCTCGTAAATTTTTCCgtggccagaggaatggccatctgtagcacctactttccacgtttgaatatacgaaaacacacctggaggcatccaaatggagactctagctctcagatcgatcatgtcttgattgacggtcgacaaatcggatgttatcgatgtacggtcttttcggggaccaaatatcgactctgaccactatctcgtagtgagtaaagTTCGTGCAaagctgtcgaacacggcgaaaactCGCACTCGAGAGGACGCTGTTTTTCAACATTCAgtggttaacggcagacggcgtagcagtgaaAAACGCTaagaagcttgaccaacgaatcgcagaacagcaggtagaagaagaagaagaagatataaatgggctgtggaggaacttccatggtgccatcgaaacagctgcgagagaggtggtaggcacgacgcgtggaagacgtaacagctggtttgatgccgaatgccagagcatgacagatgaaaagaaccaggccaggagtcgcatgctcactgcggcaacgcgtcaaaacagagagaggtacagagagactagagctgcggaaaaaagaatccatcgtctaaaaacgcgagtacgaggagtacgtgctcgccggcgcagatgagcgatacgccagcaacgacacacggagtttctataaaacggtgagatgcaggaattttgccatgtctgtgatgtgcaatgatagtgctggcaacctgtttactgacaaaacggctgtagcagccaggtggaaggagcatttccagacactgttgaatggagaggtaaatgcggagatcagcggGGACAGGATAGGAcctgtaagcgatggtcaagctgttgagccaccaacacaggaggggGTTAAAAACgaactgaaaaacggtaaggctgctgggaaggagggtatcccggctgaaattctaaaagcggggagcgagtggcagtacgaagcaatccaccggatcattgtcaggatctgtgAGGAAGAATAAATGCCAAAGGAGtgattggatggcctcatttgcccaattttcaaaaagagaTATCGACTAGActagagtgtaaaaactatcgaggaattacattgctcaattctgcctacaaggtgctttcccatatcctgttctgcagactgagaccgttagcggagtccttcgtcagcaaataccaaactggttttcgtgagggtcgctccacggccgatcagatgtttaccctgcgccagttgctagacaagttccgggagtacaacttgcagacacaccatctgtttctGGACTGTggaaagcggcgtacgattcagttaaacgaattgagctgtggcagataatgctagaacatggttttccaacgaaactGGTTACTTCGTGCGatgctggacggatccaaatcatgcgttaaaatagcgggtgagacctcagctgctttcgtgacgttggatggactgaagcaaggggatgcactctctaacctgctattcaacactgCCTTGGAagatgcattacgaagggcaaacgtggagaggaatggaactatcatcacgaaatctcacatgcttcttggttttgcggatgacgtcgatatcatcggtatcaaccgtagagcaatggaagaggccttcaggcctttttaaagggaagcggcgagattgggacttaccattaacaccgccaaaacgaagtacatgttTGCTGGTAggaaacgtgggagcccaagtggtgttggtgccgaggtggagttagatggggaacgatatgaataAGTGGAGCAATGTACATACCTTGGTATACTCGTCACATGTGacagcatagacttccggtgtctagatacataacttcgccgtgcaaacttatcttgcgtgatgacgtgtgtgctagaagggcgcgtcaaaatcctctccgaccttatatgacttgggctggttaccacatccctcatccagtcttcgattcattcgataccctgatgttCCTTGctctttacgataatgatggtatatggcaatgtaataaaatatgtgttatatgaatatacattatatgaagacatatagacaaaaacagaacaatctcaccagcagtccttcgaatggaatataGTTGCATCgtttgagtttacatgagtgctttcattattaatttaattttttcttctggtatccatgagcagaaatgaatttttaaacTAGTATCTTCAGAAACAATGAatgatttaaacaaaaaaaaacattttcttgCGAGTCAAGGCTAAACATGTCGTAAATGAATAGTGAAACTTTTTTCATGATACTGCATAATATTTCTCATTTCGAgaattcgagcaaaaaacatgaattTCTGGAATGTGTACAGATAAAAAATCTATGTGAAAAATCTGTGTAAACAGAAAATTTATTGTAGGCTTCCTAGTCCATTAGAGAAACACGTATAGAATGGTATAAGTAATTTCTTATTGGTAGCTGTAGCGAAATTGAACAAAAACAAGCCTCATAACGGACTTTTCCCTTATGGCACACACTGTataaaatatgaccacttaccTAGAATTGGCTGATAAGTAGTGCAAATAAGTGGACCAGCCACCAGCACTTTCACCGAAAAGCGTAACGTTGTCCGGATCACCGCCAAATGCCTCGATGTTTTCGTGAACCCATTTGAGTGCCATTCGCTGAATAAGTTAAATGGATATTGAAACAAGATATATGATCATCAATAATCTAGTTACTTGATCCTTTAAACCGAAGTTTCCTTGTACTCCCTCGCTTGGTAGACACAAAAATCCGAACGGTCCAAGCCGGTAAAACACCGTCACCACGACCACACCATTCTGAACGAAATACTTTGGATCGTATACAAAACTGCCAGCCGTTCCGTGCTCTAGTCCGCCACCATGGATGTAGACCATCACGGGGTACCGTTTCGTCATATCTTCACTAGGTAGCTCCGGAGTGTAAACATTTAAGTTAAGTGCATCTTCGTTTCCCACTATCCAACTGTAACGAAAAACCTGATGCGGCTGGCTAAAGTCATCCTTATCTACAAAACACTTCAACACGGGCTTCGGAAACTTTGCGAGCGCAACCGGCGGACAGAATCGTAATTCGCCGATCGGCGGTTTTGCATACGGTATGCCTTTAAAGTAATGATACGCCGAACCATTCGGCAGTCGGGCGGTAACACCTTGCACTTGGCCTTGTTTCACCGCCACGATCGGCCGCTCAATGCCGGGCCAATATTGCACGTAAACGTCCAGCAGACTTTGCCACACCAGCGCGGTCCCGAGTCGGAGAAGCGTAAAAAATAAGCTGAACATATCGAGACGAAACAACGAAAACGAACTTTCGGATGCAAGCAATCGACCGTAACTGCTAATCAGTTAATTACGGACTACCGATTCTAGATCGAATAAAATGCGCGAATCGTGAGCGCGAAGCACACACAGGGGAGGCTTGTtatcaatcaaaaatagtccaaTAGTCCAGCCGTGTTAAGACAATAATAAGTCGTATTTAAAATGTTTGATTTGAGCTTACAAATCGaacattaaattaaaaattattttgaatgataaaaaaaaacattttgccTTGCTCTttcgtagttttttttatcctAAACGTGACTTGTTCATTTCGTCATATCCTTCGTGCAAACAGTCGACTAACGTCAATTAATCTCCACATTACTATTACACATACCTACCTAGGTATAGTAGCTTAATAGCGGCAATCGCTGTTACGTTACTTGCATCACTCGTGTGATAAAATTAAAACACAATCGCTTGTAAATTAGGTAGGCACTTACTAGCGCCATAACGCTGAATTCAGTTGAGCCGGGTTTGCATTGAAACCTAAATCGCTTCAACATAGCGTGTGATGATGATTTTATGCCAGCTGATTAAACGTACTACACCACACTAATTAAATTTCGTTCAaatgagaaaaatttcatttcaaaagaaGGGAAGAGTGCGTTTGAGATAGAATCGCGTTAAGTAGGACCACTCCGATTTAAGTATCTTTAGTAGCGAAATGTTGAACTTGGTTATTTTGAATATAATCCGCAGTCTTTTTTGGATAATAACATATTCATATCTTCTTATCAATGTCTGCCGATTTCACAAATTTTAATACTCTGTCTTCCCTCTCTTCATCAAAATATAGTATTTCGCAAGTATTACATTCTAAGTTAAGATTTCTTCTAATTATTTCGTATTCTTGACACTCGGTAAGGATATATTCCACCAAGAATTGTGTTCGATTCTTCTCTCGTTTTTCAATCAGCCAACCATGAGTCATCCGGGTATGACCGATCCTCAACCGGGTCAACATCCTCTGCTCACTCCGATCCTTCCTGTTCTTCTATGCCGCCGTAGATGATTTAATCTTTCTAAGTTTCACATCCCGAGCTTCATACCACTTCGATCCCCATGCTTTTTCCAGAACCTTCCTGCACCATCGAATCTTGTCGACTGCTGGAATCTTAGGATTAATTATTTCGCTTTCTCTTCCTCTGTTAGCCATCGTATCAGCTTCGGTATTTTCTGGGACTCTGGTATGACCTGGTATCCAACACAATACAGTATCCTTTCGTTCCATTTCTATTTGAGGCGCTCTGATCCAAGGATGGTTAGTGATGTTCCCTTGAAGTGCTGAGACGCTTGCTGAATCCATAATAATAACTGTTCTGTCCCGGCACACACGACACTTTAGAGCAAGAACAATCGCTTTAGCCTCTGTAGAAAAGATAGAGCAATCATTAGAAATTCGTCGACATCGATTGTTGATTCCATCAACTATGGCAAAACCCGCTCAACCATCTTCATCCAGAGACCCATCCATGAACACGTGGGTAAAATCCTTGTATTTTCCTCGTTTTAAAGCCGTGAAGAGCACTCCAGCTTTGCTTGGTGCATCACTGATTTCGAATGGACCTTTGACATTTTGTCTGTACCTGGGGGTAAATTTGACCCCAgcccaaaaaattttgaaaacttacgttttgcatgtttcagaaaaataatttaatggaCTAAATCAGTAATAATTAATGGCTCAGGTATAGACATAGTgtgggccaaatcagatcgcccatgaatgccgcgggccgcaataatctctggccaCAAAAACCATATTCTAGGAATccccacaagatttaaaccggaaagcattcagattcacaacatatacgaggcattacgactaaactgagggactcctacgccatcaaaaatttttctcataagtccaccatgttccaaatcagtccgcgggccgcacaaaTCAGCTCGAAGGGCCACATGTGGTCcacgggccgcagtttggccatcactggtctagatgatataatttttaatggctACTTGGCCGGGTGGACGGTTTTCAAAGAAGGGTTTTAGAAAACCAAATCGGAAAAATAAcgtttttttcagatttgtgtcgtttatatcacgaaatccttaccacctagaATGATGTTTGCTTCTACAAAAATGTACGCGTACtcgagatcttcaaagttacgtGTGGCATTTAATTGCTCACTAGGTGGTGCCAATGTCAGAGTAATCAACTTTTTTCGTCTTAAATTTATGAATTCTCTTCGTGTAAATCGTTCTTCCTCACGGAACAATTGAACATGGTCTTGTGACAGAGAAAACCTGTGGCCAGGTGGCGCTAGTGGCGTATTCATGATGATTCAATAATGTGCTAAACTCTCTATCATGGAATGAATCTAGTCCATCTGACCAACCATGCTGAAGACAAGAAGCTTGCCTGTCATCGACATGTTTAACTACAACCAATATTTATAAAATGGTACATGTACACCACCTGGTAGggcatgttgctgcttcgtcgtaattgcctattcccgtcctatccaacacaaattattaaaaatatcagcatttttatgacacacaatgcaaaactagttattcccttatattttagtttgttgtctattatacgcgatcaatcaaagtgagctgagatctatttaaatgctttttattattaaaaaagtcctaccagccaaattagggtagatgctccattagttgcgccactaagcacaatataactatatttttcttgtttattgaggtatatgcttcaattcatgcttgtgggatataaatttatcaaatacaaggtatttgtcacaaggcaagacaattgctttcgttgtacgagaagctttataaagaaaaaatgaattttccgattcaattatattgtatcaacagtttccttaattaagtttggtgttcctttaattgtgttattccatatacattgctaggttgctaagtgaaaaaacatcgtagcaaaactatagaaatgagcgcctatagttgtgcgctccaacagcgtgtatagttgcgttagattttggaaaattggcattttagcaaataatgctttaattttaaatggtgtagtctaactaccaatacttctaagaatctgttttatataataaacgtaattgttttatctaaaatgctacggtgacgaaaatatgcattaataatgaatagtagcgcaactattggtactaccacaactattggatcaactaccctacctacgttttttcgtgcgacgaagaaaaaaatgtcgactaatcgttttaatttccgttattcataaatgaaaataactcacgcaacgcattgtcgttattgtacagccaggaaaacttgcctgacctgcagaaattttacagaataacatttgtcatgccgtcctacacaaatacatgcgtgttagcttcgtaaacattgttgtgatttttagttcggacgttgaaaaattttgatggacggattttaaaacggtacgacgaatttaagaaataaagtcagttgcgcaatttcaataatacgctttaataatcgcttttccgtgatttcaaagttcacggatcggaagataagtgtgttttagtcaaaacagcacaagaacttttggagtattcattaaatccatccaacaaatgatgaaaattataatggctttacttactacgacgggaatcagaaataaaccctaattagattactatttttacgcgatatTCGAAAACTGTTCAACGTCCAATTCTTCAAAAAACACAATGATTGATTGAGACGTCGAAAATACAACGAAGAGACGCCGTAcagacgaaaatacgatgaaaaaatgaaaacctgATAAGAAGCTggcgaaaatacgataaaaagataacaaaaagcgACAATAATACGACGACAACAACATTAAAATGCAGtgcaaagacgccaaaacagcgacaaaaagaacaaaaacatgacTAGAAGAGgtttaaaaagcgtcaaaagggCTACGAAACATGCTTAAAacgacaacatttttgttgtcctGACAATCAACAGAATTATGCAAAATGGACAAAAAAATGATGAAGTGACAACAAAACAAAggcgaaacgacgacaaaagtcaatgaaaagatgaataaaaccaaaaaagacgccgaaacagcaaaaaaaaagccgACAAAAAAGGCCCAAGACaagaacaaaaatacgacagagagatgacaaaaagacgacgaacacGAAAAAAGATAACTAAAAAGGATGAGAACTAGACGACGAAAAAACAATGCGATGACGAAAAGAAgccaaaacagagaaaaaaaacagcatGACTAAATACGACAAGGCAAgcaaaaaatgcaacaaaaagaCGTTCAAAAGTGTCACAATAAAAAACTATGAAAACGGCGAAGTCCGATGAAAAaccgacaaaaatgccaaaaacggaCTTCAAAACACGACGAAAATGCAATGTAAAACCACAATCAGACCACgaaaaatcaaagaaatatgGCAGAGAGATGACGACGCATAcgaataaaagaaaacaaagtgaTAACAAAAAAGATGTCGAAAAGATATTAAAACgacaataagatgacgaaatgATTATGAATAGATGTAAAAAAGTCGATGAAGAGGCGATAAAAAGACAGTAAAACAGGGACAAAACACAGCAAAACAAAAGGTGACAAAACACGcgaaaaagacgacgaagagatggcgaatatacgacagaaataCAACGAAAGAAGAacaaaaaaatagtaaaaagacagctttttggTGTCTTGACAGCAAACAGGATGACGACAAAATTGCAGAAATAGGCGAAAAGACAACTAAAAAAACAGCGACACAGGGACAAAAGCATGAcaataaaaaatgaagaaaagacgcAAAAACATGCcacaacagcaacaaaaatagTGTCATAAGCACCggaaaaatcaacgaaaaatgCCAAAGTGCATCAAAAACtcgataaaatatgaaaaaaataacgaaggacatgtgcaaatgagagattctgcgactcctctcttacgcttatcccactgatgcaaatgcacttgaatgcatctcttttgcatgaaacggttgctgatGTTATTGGATTGCTAATCTTTAAGAAAATTCGCggtgaaatgcatttatgccaCCGTGATAAgtgtaagagaggagacgcaaagagaatctcccatttggcacattggacctttttgacatgtttatgagtagacctaggaaagcgaataaacctagacataTGTGATTTCTGTGAGAGAAGGGCGCCCTTTCCGCCTCGTGTCCATTTGGCCTCACGTCTATTCGGTCTCTCGCCCATTTTACTTACCTTTTATCTATTATTATACCTTTTGGCCGGACATCTGTATGCCTAGAGTACTATGCCTGGCGTCCGTATGTCTAACGTCTGTATGCCTCGTGTTCCGTTCCCTTCTAAAATGGCCCACTTCTAAATAATCTTTACTTACTGCGGACGAACTATTTGCTTCAAAAGTTGAAAGAAGACCGCCAAGGtaaatcaaaatgaaattctcatGTACCCGAAACAATACGACAAATATCGAATATTGATAGAAAAATTTGTGATATTTCTTTATTTCAACGCTTACATACTATTCTATTCCATTGCCATTCTACACTGAATGAATAACAGTTATAAGGAAAAATATCTTCCGTGTATTGCTCTTCATCACAATTGAATTGTAATCATATTAGAAAACCATCACAATATTGTTTTGTCAGGTAAAGCTTTTATATGGTGCTTAACTCATATGTACGTTTCGAAATGTCTAGGACAATTTAGAATGAGCTTTTCTCATTCGGTATAACATCAGACTCAGCAATGCTTCGTTGATAAAGTTTCCAATTCTAGAATAACAGTTCTCCATCAACCTACACTTGAATTTCAAATACCCCAAATCTTTATTCGATAAGTTTTTCAACTTCGAATCGTTGAGGTAGCTCCTCCAGTTCTCCTCATCATCAACCGCGGTTATTACCAGTTCCTCATCATGACTAAGTTCCAACAGATTCGCTAAaactttcttctttttcatacCGTCCTCATGCAGCTCGCTGTAGACCCCAGTAACCGTGCTTTTCTCCAGACTATTTTGATTTACCTCACACACCTCAGAGACTTTCTTCACGTCAAACAGCAAAATTCGAGCATCAAATATCGCACTATCCATATACTCGTAGCCAGCCTTTCCAAGATACACAGCTCGCATCGAAGCTAATTCCTCGTCACTGTAGATTCTGCGACAAATCGTTTCCTTCTCAATATCTACACCGTACTGGTACCCGGGAATTCCAGCCACCCTCCTTACGAACCAAATCACACTATCGTACGAATCGAAGGGCACAAACTCTCCCAATCCATCCACAACGGCAGAAATCATTTTCCGGAACAGGGGCGATTCGAACTGCAGCAGTGGCATAAAAATATATCTCAAACACATGTGGCAGATCATCTCAACCACCGCCAGCTTGGGCAAGCAAATGTTGTACTGATCCTGCACGCCCAGCATCGCGCCGATAACGGCCCAAAAGTGGACCAACGCTTCCcgatcgtcgtcgttgtcgtacCGAATGCCAAGCAGATGCGGACGCACCAGGGCATAGCCCATAAAGCCGAACGTGGTGAAAGCTATTTCCGCCTGGGTGATGAAACCGGTTCGCTTTTCGTCGGATTTTTTCGATGCATTCAGGTGCATCTTGCGAACGCGATTAAGTGATGCCCAAGATCTGGAAAAAATAGGTTAAAAtgttcgcgtaaaaaactgacTGTATGTTGAGTAATGTTTGGGTTTACATACTTTGAATCAGGTGAGAGGTCGATTTCGTACCACGACAGCATGTGCAGGACGGTCGAAAGATAGCGTTTGCGTGCTGTTTCCGGGGTACTCGAGCGACCGGTGTTATTCAGAATCATCAAACCCTTCGGTTCGCAGAGAAGGGTCACCAAACCGCAATAGTTGGACTGCATCATACCGAAGCGGTTGTCGAAAAAGTACTTTTGTCCTctgaaaatgagaaagaaaattgTGGTAAAAGGCAATTTCTGCACGAAAAGCTGCTATAGGAAAAGCGGATTTACCTTTTGAATTTTGCATCGTCAAACCATTGGGGTAGCTTAAATTCCAGATCCGCTCCGCTTCCTACATCACATGGCTTCGTACTTGCTTCCGTTACCAACTTGGTGAAAAGAGATTTTGCCGCTGCAAATAAAAAGTCAAAGGAAATAGGAAGGTTAAATGCTAAtgggaaataaaaataatattttgtttattcatttattcataATATTTTAACTATTTAGGTCATTCGAGATAGCAAGAAAGATATGGGAAACAACGAGATATACTATAAAGAATTTAAAAAGGGTAAccgcaaaaaaataaaacaaaaaaacgagaaaaaatatttcctaagATGATAAGGAACCGTAATATGGTTTGCAAATTTTATTGAGAGAAGTATTGCAGAATGCTATTCTAGATTGGATCATGTCAGTGTATTTGACGCGCTTATTGCttggaaaacaattttttttgttagattatagtcacttttacagcttatgtcattcgtgacttctgcggggctgggatttgaaccttggtccttggcgtgagaggcgtCAATGCCTAAGCACTACGCAGGGACGGACCCCTTGAAATACAATGAAAAACTGCACCGAAGTTACAAAAGCGATTTAATTAAAAATAGCACTTTTGTAAGCGATTGCGCACTAAAAATTGAAAACTACTATGAAACAGTGATACAAGTTGaattaataagaaaaaaataaaaatatgtattacaAAACTAAAGATAacgaaatgaaagcaaaatatgATAAcgtaaatggaaaataaaaatgacgaaaaactgagagagggagagagagggtTAAAAGCAGGGTTGAAGggttaaaaatgaaaaaagaatgaAGAAATATAACAAGGAAACTTGAATAAAATCACATTcgcaaatggaaaagaaaaagagaaa is part of the Sabethes cyaneus chromosome 2, idSabCyanKW18_F2, whole genome shotgun sequence genome and harbors:
- the LOC128734961 gene encoding uncharacterized protein LOC128734961; its protein translation is MDAIQLTEVEKAAKSLFTKLVTEASTKPCDVGSGADLEFKLPQWFDDAKFKRGQKYFFDNRFGMMQSNYCGLVTLLCEPKGLMILNNTGRSSTPETARKRYLSTVLHMLSWYEIDLSPDSKSWASLNRVRKMHLNASKKSDEKRTGFITQAEIAFTTFGFMGYALVRPHLLGIRYDNDDDREALVHFWAVIGAMLGVQDQYNICLPKLAVVEMICHMCLRYIFMPLLQFESPLFRKMISAVVDGLGEFVPFDSYDSVIWFVRRVAGIPGYQYGVDIEKETICRRIYSDEELASMRAVYLGKAGYEYMDSAIFDARILLFDVKKVSEVCEVNQNSLEKSTVTGVYSELHEDGMKKKKVLANLLELSHDEELVITAVDDEENWRSYLNDSKLKNLSNKDLGYLKFKCRLMENCYSRIGNFINEALLSLMLYRMRKAHSKLS